The proteins below are encoded in one region of Planctopirus limnophila DSM 3776:
- a CDS encoding RNA polymerase sigma factor, which produces MSSQAPTDDELMLAVQTGETRAFNQLVSRYQGPLMGFFVRQIHDVQQAEDLTQETLLRVYNQSWDYLPRGAFRGWLFRIARNLLVDNLRRRSSDALIHTIQPRQEEDELLQNMVGEIGSPEQVADIREIAALVDEFLKELPEEQRLTFILHHYNQLTLPEVADSLEANLPTTKSRLRLAKEKLRQKLQARGILEFPNLLAEADGESRSQELD; this is translated from the coding sequence ATGAGTTCTCAGGCCCCCACGGATGATGAATTGATGCTGGCCGTCCAGACGGGTGAGACGCGGGCATTCAATCAGTTGGTATCGCGTTATCAGGGGCCACTGATGGGTTTTTTCGTGCGTCAGATCCATGACGTGCAACAGGCGGAAGACCTGACCCAGGAGACGTTGCTGCGGGTTTATAACCAGTCGTGGGATTATCTGCCGCGAGGTGCATTTCGCGGCTGGCTGTTTCGGATTGCCAGAAATCTGCTGGTCGATAACTTACGCCGCAGGTCGAGCGACGCCTTGATCCATACGATTCAACCTCGCCAGGAAGAAGACGAACTGTTGCAGAACATGGTGGGAGAGATCGGCTCCCCGGAACAGGTGGCTGATATTCGCGAAATCGCGGCACTCGTCGATGAGTTTTTGAAAGAACTTCCTGAAGAGCAGCGATTAACGTTCATTCTGCACCACTACAACCAGTTGACGTTGCCCGAAGTGGCTGACTCGCTGGAAGCCAATCTGCCCACCACCAAAAGTCGTCTGCGTCTGGCGAAAGAAAAGCTGCGACAGAAGCTGCAGGCTCGCGGAATCCTCGAATTCCCGAATTTGCTGGCTGAGGCTGACGGAGAAAGCCGCTCGCAGGAGCTGGATTAA
- a CDS encoding M14 family zinc carboxypeptidase, with the protein MFAVCSMSQKFRQAWCESAITPMFTRLPVLVFLIVFVANPGLTIGQDAKIAQQFVANPDLDVPFAKSNPHISSSPATYLGRPVGTDFQLADWKQVAGYYQKLDQASDALLLQNAGKTTEGRDLLVAVISSPANLARLPEIQREARLIADPRLGTANDRLLALAQGTPIVLISLSMHSDEPASTEMGMQLAWLLATSDEAPWREIRENVVVVLIPSLNPDGVDHIVSFYRERVGTPYEGAALNKLYQFYTGHDNNRDFFSLTQNEARLMTHLLYHEWKPQVMWDAHQYGAGTRERFFVPPYRDPLNPNLDRDVVAAINLMGTRAVADMTRAGHSGIATGIGYDNWWNGGNRSVPARHNMVGILTEAASVNIASPVFIKPSELKDPLQRPEYLPSNQFIHPWPGGWWRLQDIVNYELAFAKSMLSSVSREPRFWLETTHAAASRAISDGHGNGVRGWIIPAQQVDRHAIRRFADILLLSGIELHVATKPLLIDGRSYPAGSIVIRRDQPYGRHAKDLLELKGFPAGEKPYDVSGWALAHLFGLRRVEVLGDLPDDLQPVATADEAIRGMTIDARIAAGDRQTLSTRDSGSWKALTASLGRGDAWEVATQGKLTGLMRPANSPFGMDEATEKVTISRLPRIGLYAPWTASMDEGWLRWVLDDAGIPFVTVRNEMLKAGELQEFLDVLILPDVTSKTINEGRAPGTIEERYAGGLGPEGILAIDQFVKQGGKLITTEGSAAWAISQFSLPIENVVTSKDAEGFSCPGSVLRVTPADDPLTAGLPDSIPMMFSGSAAWQLNEGKSGKANKSQLKTLASYPENNLLLAGFIARPEVLAQKGAWVEAKVDAGKIHLFAFRPHYRAWSQGTFPLLFRAILLP; encoded by the coding sequence ATGTTTGCAGTCTGTTCGATGTCTCAGAAGTTCAGGCAGGCCTGGTGTGAATCAGCCATTACGCCAATGTTCACACGACTACCGGTTCTGGTATTTCTCATCGTCTTCGTTGCCAATCCCGGTTTGACGATCGGTCAAGACGCAAAAATCGCTCAACAGTTCGTGGCCAATCCCGATCTGGATGTCCCTTTTGCCAAGTCCAATCCCCACATTTCCAGCAGCCCGGCAACCTACCTGGGGCGGCCGGTAGGAACCGACTTTCAGCTTGCCGACTGGAAACAGGTGGCAGGTTACTATCAGAAGCTCGATCAAGCATCCGACGCATTGTTGCTGCAGAATGCTGGTAAGACGACTGAAGGGCGAGATCTGCTGGTGGCGGTGATCAGCAGCCCTGCGAATCTGGCACGTCTGCCGGAAATTCAACGAGAGGCCAGATTAATTGCCGATCCTCGGCTGGGAACAGCCAATGACCGTCTATTGGCCCTCGCCCAGGGAACACCCATTGTCCTGATCTCACTCAGCATGCATTCCGATGAACCAGCCTCAACAGAAATGGGGATGCAGCTGGCCTGGCTCCTGGCAACTTCCGATGAAGCCCCCTGGCGTGAAATTCGCGAAAACGTCGTCGTGGTGCTGATTCCTTCACTGAATCCAGATGGTGTGGATCATATCGTTTCGTTCTATCGGGAGCGGGTTGGTACCCCCTATGAAGGAGCTGCTCTCAATAAGCTGTATCAGTTCTACACAGGGCACGACAACAATCGTGACTTCTTCAGCCTGACGCAAAACGAAGCGCGCCTGATGACCCACTTGCTTTACCATGAGTGGAAGCCGCAGGTGATGTGGGATGCCCATCAGTATGGTGCCGGGACTCGCGAACGGTTTTTTGTGCCACCTTATCGCGATCCGCTCAATCCGAATCTGGATCGAGATGTGGTCGCAGCAATCAATCTCATGGGAACTCGTGCTGTCGCCGACATGACACGGGCCGGGCATTCAGGAATTGCGACGGGGATTGGTTACGACAACTGGTGGAACGGCGGGAATCGATCAGTACCAGCTCGCCACAACATGGTGGGGATTCTGACAGAAGCAGCTTCGGTCAACATCGCTTCGCCAGTTTTCATCAAACCCAGCGAACTGAAAGATCCACTCCAGCGGCCCGAATATCTCCCCTCCAACCAGTTTATTCATCCATGGCCGGGAGGTTGGTGGCGACTGCAGGATATCGTCAACTACGAACTCGCCTTTGCAAAGTCGATGTTGAGCAGTGTCAGCCGGGAGCCTCGATTCTGGCTGGAAACGACACACGCCGCCGCCAGTCGAGCCATCAGCGATGGCCATGGAAATGGCGTGCGGGGCTGGATCATTCCGGCTCAACAGGTGGATCGCCACGCCATTCGTCGGTTTGCCGATATTCTGCTGCTTTCGGGAATCGAGCTGCATGTGGCCACCAAGCCCCTGCTGATCGATGGCCGGAGTTATCCTGCAGGATCGATCGTGATACGTCGTGATCAACCCTATGGTCGCCATGCGAAAGATCTGCTCGAGCTTAAGGGATTTCCTGCCGGGGAAAAACCTTACGATGTCTCTGGCTGGGCGTTGGCCCATCTTTTTGGACTGCGCCGCGTGGAGGTGCTGGGAGATCTGCCTGACGATCTGCAGCCTGTCGCCACGGCTGATGAAGCAATCCGCGGCATGACCATTGATGCGCGTATTGCCGCTGGCGACCGGCAGACATTGTCCACCAGAGATTCAGGCTCATGGAAAGCACTTACAGCCAGCCTGGGTCGTGGTGATGCGTGGGAGGTGGCCACCCAGGGAAAACTGACCGGCTTAATGCGTCCTGCCAACTCTCCATTTGGTATGGATGAAGCCACAGAGAAGGTGACGATTTCCCGTCTGCCCAGAATTGGACTTTATGCACCATGGACAGCGAGCATGGATGAAGGTTGGCTGCGCTGGGTGCTGGATGATGCGGGAATCCCCTTTGTCACAGTTCGTAACGAGATGCTTAAAGCGGGAGAACTGCAGGAGTTTCTCGATGTCCTCATCCTCCCCGATGTGACATCGAAAACCATCAATGAAGGGCGGGCACCAGGAACGATTGAGGAACGCTACGCCGGTGGGCTGGGGCCGGAGGGAATTCTGGCGATTGATCAGTTCGTGAAGCAGGGTGGCAAGTTGATCACCACGGAAGGATCAGCTGCCTGGGCGATTTCCCAGTTCAGTTTGCCCATCGAGAATGTGGTCACTTCGAAGGATGCGGAAGGATTTTCCTGTCCCGGCAGTGTGCTGCGTGTGACGCCTGCAGACGATCCATTAACTGCCGGTTTGCCCGATTCCATCCCCATGATGTTTTCTGGTTCTGCAGCGTGGCAACTGAATGAAGGGAAATCTGGTAAAGCGAATAAATCGCAGTTGAAGACTTTAGCGAGCTATCCGGAAAACAATCTGCTGCTGGCGGGTTTCATTGCAAGGCCAGAAGTTCTGGCCCAGAAGGGAGCCTGGGTCGAAGCTAAAGTCGATGCGGGGAAAATCCACCTCTTCGCCTTCCGCCCCCATTACCGCGCCTGGTCGCAAGGAACGTTTCCTTTACTCTTCCGGGCAATTTTGTTGCCGTAG
- a CDS encoding DUF4159 domain-containing protein codes for MHPQVSLNHRAFRRVRREFSPWAMRLIVSIIGLFAGAIPCATVTSGAELTAARVLESIDAGREFLLTRQKQDGSFDAGNNLGHRSGVSALCTLALLNSGMEANQPQIRKALQYLRRLPEDEISQTYDISLVIMALVAAKDSSTNDLPRIARLASRLESWQIREGNSGSWTYSSPGGGINLGGDRSNAQYAVLGLREAAEAGVEIDRKTWERIRTHWTSQQNPDGGWNYSSDGQSTGSMTVAGVATLSIVEQMLVEDRKIGPDGSPPCCEPAEPNEALDRGLRWLANRFTPLQNPGSGTWLLYYLYGVERAGRLSGQRFFGQHDWYREGAEVLLKVQNQRTGAWVGVGLYESEPTVASAFALLFLSKGLAPVLVNKLKYGPPNPNRPGHTLTDDWNRHPRDARNLTEYLSGRPLWPKLLTAQEVDLSKAVAAKSVASLAQAPVLYITGQDALDLTDAEIALLKEYVEQGGFILGVAGCQSARFEESFRELTPRLFPPGEGVLKKLSFDHPVFRSEFLLDPEGLELWGVDAGCRTPVIFCPEDIGCLWHYWSRLESANRNPNLRAKVIRATQIGTNIIAYATGREPPNKLDSQELANLSSKTDRIERSFLQIARIQHSGQWDAAPAAVRNLLTALDQSAGIGTNPKIRHLPLSDTNLYRYPLVYMHGRSTFELSSAEIEGLRTYLSRGGVLLADACCGAKGFDESFRAAMKKAFPATPLTRIPVTHEVFSAKSGQDVTRIRRRVNSSLPGQAVKSQVLEGEPYLEAIEIDGRLAVIYSKYDISCALERQSTVSCEGYVPEDAVKLAINLVIHALSQEVPLPPELANPAP; via the coding sequence ATGCACCCACAGGTCTCATTGAACCATCGAGCTTTCCGGAGAGTTCGCCGCGAATTTTCCCCATGGGCCATGCGGCTGATCGTATCAATTATCGGCCTGTTTGCGGGAGCAATCCCCTGTGCCACAGTGACAAGTGGTGCCGAGTTAACGGCTGCTCGCGTCCTCGAATCGATTGATGCAGGTCGTGAATTTCTTTTGACCCGGCAAAAGCAGGACGGTTCGTTTGATGCGGGGAACAACCTCGGGCATCGCTCGGGTGTTTCCGCCTTGTGCACTCTCGCCTTGCTGAACAGCGGGATGGAAGCCAACCAGCCACAAATTCGTAAAGCTCTCCAGTATCTCAGGCGTCTTCCGGAAGACGAAATCTCCCAGACTTACGATATCTCGCTGGTGATTATGGCATTGGTCGCTGCGAAAGATTCCAGCACCAACGATCTCCCCCGGATCGCCCGGCTGGCCAGTCGATTAGAAAGCTGGCAGATCCGCGAAGGGAACAGCGGGTCGTGGACTTACAGTTCGCCTGGTGGCGGGATCAATCTGGGCGGAGACCGCAGTAACGCCCAGTATGCAGTGTTGGGCTTGCGCGAAGCTGCCGAAGCGGGCGTCGAGATTGATCGCAAAACCTGGGAACGCATTCGTACCCATTGGACGAGCCAGCAGAACCCGGATGGTGGCTGGAATTACTCCTCTGATGGCCAGAGCACTGGGAGTATGACTGTCGCTGGTGTGGCCACGCTATCGATTGTGGAACAGATGCTGGTGGAAGATCGAAAAATTGGGCCCGATGGTTCGCCACCTTGCTGTGAACCGGCAGAGCCCAACGAAGCTCTGGATCGAGGGTTAAGGTGGCTGGCCAATCGATTTACACCGCTTCAAAATCCCGGATCGGGAACATGGTTGCTCTACTATCTTTATGGCGTTGAACGTGCTGGCCGGTTGAGTGGACAACGTTTTTTTGGCCAGCATGACTGGTACCGCGAAGGTGCCGAAGTGCTGCTCAAGGTGCAGAACCAAAGGACAGGAGCCTGGGTTGGCGTGGGCTTGTATGAATCGGAACCAACAGTGGCCTCGGCTTTTGCACTGCTGTTCCTATCCAAAGGTCTGGCACCCGTCTTGGTGAACAAGCTCAAGTATGGGCCACCCAACCCGAATCGACCCGGACATACCTTAACCGACGATTGGAATCGGCATCCACGCGATGCCCGCAATCTCACGGAGTATCTGAGTGGTCGGCCGTTATGGCCCAAGTTGCTCACCGCGCAGGAAGTCGATCTTTCAAAAGCTGTCGCTGCCAAATCCGTGGCATCTCTTGCACAGGCTCCCGTTTTATACATCACCGGCCAGGATGCTCTCGATTTGACAGATGCGGAAATTGCCCTGCTCAAAGAGTATGTCGAACAGGGAGGCTTTATTCTGGGAGTGGCCGGTTGCCAGAGTGCACGATTTGAAGAAAGTTTTCGCGAGTTGACGCCGCGATTGTTCCCGCCCGGCGAAGGTGTGCTCAAAAAACTTTCCTTTGATCATCCGGTCTTTCGCAGCGAGTTTCTGCTCGATCCCGAAGGCTTGGAACTCTGGGGCGTTGATGCTGGCTGCCGCACGCCAGTGATCTTTTGCCCAGAGGATATCGGCTGTTTGTGGCATTACTGGAGCCGGCTGGAATCGGCAAACCGAAATCCGAATCTGCGAGCCAAAGTAATTCGTGCGACGCAGATTGGTACGAACATCATCGCCTACGCCACAGGTCGTGAACCGCCGAATAAGCTGGATTCGCAGGAACTGGCGAATCTCAGCTCGAAAACAGATCGCATTGAGCGTTCCTTCCTGCAGATTGCCCGCATTCAACATTCGGGACAGTGGGATGCAGCCCCGGCGGCTGTGCGAAACCTGCTGACGGCACTCGATCAATCGGCAGGGATCGGCACCAATCCCAAGATCCGTCATTTGCCACTTTCCGATACCAATCTGTATCGCTATCCGCTGGTGTACATGCACGGACGTTCGACCTTCGAACTTTCCTCTGCGGAAATTGAAGGACTGCGAACGTATCTTTCTCGCGGTGGTGTCCTTCTGGCGGATGCCTGCTGCGGAGCCAAGGGCTTCGATGAATCGTTCCGTGCAGCGATGAAAAAAGCCTTCCCGGCGACACCTCTCACGCGCATTCCTGTCACTCACGAAGTCTTCTCAGCGAAATCTGGTCAGGATGTCACGCGCATACGTCGGCGGGTTAACTCTTCCCTGCCCGGTCAGGCAGTGAAGTCGCAAGTGCTTGAAGGTGAGCCGTACCTCGAAGCGATCGAGATTGATGGACGACTGGCTGTAATTTACAGCAAGTACGACATCAGCTGCGCCTTGGAACGACAATCGACCGTCAGTTGCGAAGGGTATGTTCCCGAAGATGCCGTCAAGCTGGCAATCAATCTCGTGATTCATGCCCTGTCACAGGAAGTTCCCTTACCTCCCGAACTGGCCAATCCAGCACCTTAA
- the cysC gene encoding adenylyl-sulfate kinase gives MTEQKATNVTWHEHKVSRAEREKIKGHKGAVLWFTGLSACGKSTIANEVDYLLNQRGIHTIVLDGDNIRMGLNKNLGFSAEDRAENIRRIGEVAKLFATSGTIVGTAFISPYKADRDKVRAILAPGEYVEIYVNASLETCEKRDPKGLYKKARAGELKNFTGIDDPYEAPEKPELVLDSDNKGIAELAQEVVAYLEQNGYLKA, from the coding sequence ATGACCGAACAAAAAGCGACGAACGTGACCTGGCATGAACACAAAGTGAGCCGTGCTGAGCGAGAAAAGATTAAGGGACACAAGGGAGCCGTGCTGTGGTTCACAGGGCTCTCCGCCTGTGGCAAGAGCACCATTGCCAACGAAGTCGATTATCTTCTGAACCAGCGTGGCATTCATACGATTGTGCTCGATGGCGATAACATTCGTATGGGTTTGAACAAGAACCTCGGATTCTCCGCCGAAGATCGCGCTGAAAACATCCGCCGGATTGGTGAAGTGGCCAAGCTGTTTGCCACCTCTGGTACCATCGTGGGTACGGCTTTCATTTCGCCTTACAAGGCTGATCGCGATAAAGTGCGCGCCATTCTGGCTCCAGGCGAGTACGTCGAAATTTATGTGAACGCTTCGCTCGAAACCTGCGAAAAGCGTGATCCGAAGGGCCTCTACAAGAAGGCACGTGCTGGCGAACTCAAGAACTTCACCGGGATCGATGACCCCTACGAAGCACCCGAAAAGCCCGAACTCGTCCTGGATTCGGACAACAAAGGGATTGCCGAACTGGCTCAGGAAGTGGTGGCCTATCTCGAGCAGAACGGCTACCTGAAGGCGTAA
- a CDS encoding cofactor-independent phosphoglycerate mutase — protein MKLVLVIPDGCADEPQPILKGKTPLEAAHIPHMDAVAAIGMVGEADHVPLPMPSGSDVGTMSLFGYDPLLFHTGRAPLEAAAQGITLGPEDWAVRCNLVTTHDGLMKSFTAGQIPSDVAASLLKEMQAALPADSPWEFFPGVSYRNLLIFRGAGRTAPFDKATSTTPPHDVTDQPFAPHLPQGQGADELLKLMEWSRDFCAKHPANQARGDNAATQIWLWGQGQRPALEAFSSKYGPQGAVITAVDLLRGIGRLIGWKVIEVPGATGYLDTDYAAKGRYAIDALKNGVELMVVHVEATDEASHEGHAFEKVKALEEIDRHIVGPVHEYLKSQGEYRLLVCPDHPTFLRTKTHSHGYSPFALCGTNVPQDNATHYSEPEATRAGTRLTRGCDLMNLLVNGVKG, from the coding sequence ATGAAACTGGTGCTGGTGATTCCCGATGGCTGTGCCGATGAACCCCAGCCAATCCTCAAGGGAAAAACCCCTCTCGAAGCGGCCCACATCCCACATATGGATGCTGTCGCCGCGATAGGAATGGTAGGAGAAGCCGATCATGTCCCGCTTCCTATGCCCTCGGGGAGTGATGTCGGCACTATGAGCCTCTTTGGGTATGACCCACTGCTTTTTCATACCGGTCGTGCCCCGCTCGAAGCGGCTGCTCAAGGGATTACGCTCGGGCCGGAGGATTGGGCCGTCCGCTGCAATCTCGTCACGACGCATGATGGCTTGATGAAAAGCTTTACAGCCGGGCAGATTCCCAGTGATGTGGCAGCTTCACTTTTAAAAGAGATGCAGGCGGCACTTCCCGCAGATTCCCCCTGGGAGTTTTTTCCAGGAGTGAGCTACCGCAATCTGCTGATCTTCCGTGGTGCAGGCCGAACGGCACCTTTCGATAAAGCGACATCGACCACTCCGCCGCACGATGTCACTGATCAGCCATTTGCGCCTCACCTGCCGCAAGGCCAGGGTGCCGATGAGCTGCTCAAACTGATGGAGTGGAGTCGCGACTTCTGTGCGAAGCACCCTGCCAATCAGGCTCGCGGCGACAATGCCGCTACGCAGATCTGGTTGTGGGGACAAGGCCAGAGGCCTGCGCTTGAAGCTTTCTCCAGTAAGTATGGCCCTCAAGGGGCCGTCATCACCGCTGTCGATCTTTTAAGAGGCATTGGCCGATTGATTGGCTGGAAAGTCATCGAGGTACCAGGGGCTACGGGTTATCTGGATACCGATTATGCAGCGAAAGGCCGGTACGCGATTGACGCTTTGAAAAACGGCGTCGAGTTGATGGTCGTGCATGTCGAAGCGACCGACGAAGCTTCTCATGAGGGCCACGCCTTCGAAAAGGTGAAAGCCCTCGAAGAAATCGACCGGCACATTGTCGGCCCTGTGCATGAATATCTGAAATCACAGGGCGAGTACCGCTTGCTCGTCTGCCCCGATCACCCCACGTTTCTGCGGACAAAAACGCACAGCCACGGCTATTCGCCCTTCGCGCTCTGTGGCACGAATGTTCCTCAGGACAATGCCACCCACTACAGCGAACCCGAAGCCACCCGCGCCGGCACCCGCCTGACGCGAGGCTGCGACCTGATGAACCTGCTGGTGAATGGTGTGAAGGGCTAG
- a CDS encoding Y-family DNA polymerase, whose amino-acid sequence MNWLMTDMDSFFASVEQHLRPELRGLPVGIVPLESDHTCLIAASYEAKKHGAKTGTKVRDAREICPGLVLIKARPATYVEVHRAILRSIDKVAPVEKVYSIDEWTIKLTAEYKHPDEACRLALRLKQQLAHDFSPFLTCSIGIAPSRLLAKIACGLEKPDGLTILSAADPPGRLEHLPLSKLTGIGKGMLARLELHNIHSVRDLWNISRDEAIRIWGSVTGARWWAGFHGEDEPEQLTRRRMMSHGNVLDPAFRTEAGAHGILQRLVCKLGQRLRQSGYIANALHLRVKDTRSRETRLEVGLPGVDDTHTLMRAFEDLWQTRQPGGAPPKQVEVSVSGLVLATQISRPLFDEVQKRQRVSQAMDRINLQWGPSKVYVGSVHNYRQHMENKIAFGRIPRDTD is encoded by the coding sequence ATGAACTGGCTGATGACTGACATGGATTCCTTCTTTGCATCTGTCGAACAGCATCTGCGGCCCGAACTCCGTGGGTTACCTGTGGGGATTGTGCCGCTGGAATCGGATCACACCTGTCTCATTGCTGCCAGTTACGAAGCGAAAAAACATGGCGCGAAAACGGGCACAAAAGTGCGCGATGCCAGAGAGATCTGCCCCGGTCTTGTTCTGATCAAGGCTCGGCCCGCGACCTACGTTGAAGTTCATCGAGCGATTCTCCGCAGTATCGACAAAGTTGCTCCCGTCGAGAAGGTCTATTCCATCGACGAATGGACCATCAAGTTAACAGCCGAATACAAGCACCCTGATGAAGCATGTCGTCTGGCACTTCGTCTGAAGCAGCAACTCGCCCATGATTTCAGTCCGTTTCTCACATGTTCGATCGGGATTGCTCCTTCCCGGTTGCTGGCCAAAATTGCCTGCGGGCTCGAAAAACCCGATGGTCTGACCATTCTCTCGGCAGCCGATCCTCCTGGCCGGCTCGAACATTTACCTCTATCGAAATTAACCGGGATCGGCAAAGGGATGCTGGCTCGGCTGGAGCTGCACAACATTCACTCAGTGCGGGATTTGTGGAACATCAGCCGGGATGAAGCCATTCGGATCTGGGGTTCCGTCACCGGGGCGCGCTGGTGGGCCGGTTTTCATGGCGAAGATGAACCCGAGCAACTGACCCGGCGTCGCATGATGAGTCATGGCAACGTGCTCGATCCCGCCTTTAGAACCGAAGCCGGGGCTCACGGTATTCTCCAGCGGCTGGTCTGCAAACTGGGCCAGAGACTGAGGCAGAGCGGCTACATTGCCAATGCCTTGCATCTGAGGGTGAAGGATACGCGCAGCCGAGAGACGAGGCTGGAAGTTGGCTTGCCCGGCGTGGATGACACTCACACGCTGATGAGAGCTTTTGAAGATCTCTGGCAGACCCGCCAACCGGGAGGTGCGCCACCCAAACAAGTGGAAGTTTCGGTTTCTGGACTCGTTCTGGCAACACAGATTTCGAGGCCATTATTCGACGAAGTCCAGAAGCGACAGCGGGTTTCGCAAGCCATGGATCGCATCAATCTGCAATGGGGCCCCTCGAAAGTTTATGTCGGCTCAGTCCACAACTACCGGCAGCATATGGAGAACAAAATTGCCTTCGGTCGCATCCCTCGCGATACGGATTAG
- the csrA gene encoding carbon storage regulator CsrA: MLVLSRQRDESIFIGDNIKITIVDIRGDKVRLGIEAPTEVPVHRQEVYEAIQRENQRTVEPVAKS, translated from the coding sequence ATGCTTGTCCTCTCACGTCAACGCGATGAAAGCATTTTCATCGGAGATAACATCAAGATCACCATCGTCGATATTCGCGGCGACAAAGTTCGGCTGGGCATTGAAGCCCCGACTGAAGTCCCCGTTCATCGGCAGGAAGTTTACGAAGCGATTCAACGCGAGAATCAGCGAACCGTTGAGCCTGTTGCCAAGTCCTAA
- a CDS encoding PspA/IM30 family protein: protein MNYFSRLTDIVTCNLSQLLKDETDPVQALEKIIEEMDQGIAGARRSVTAARLAVDRMEGEISERRTQIMAWQNRAKTELQGGNESGARLALARKTEVEDLVAGLQQQHRAAQNTFEQLQTTERALESKKAEAVRKLASLRAGYATDDAEDFPQEAGISLQQDRNERINADLDALRKELLAG from the coding sequence ATGAACTACTTCAGCCGATTAACAGATATCGTAACCTGCAATCTTTCCCAGTTACTGAAAGATGAAACCGACCCAGTTCAGGCTCTGGAAAAAATTATCGAGGAGATGGATCAGGGAATTGCCGGCGCCCGGAGGAGTGTGACGGCAGCACGTCTTGCAGTCGATCGCATGGAGGGCGAAATCTCCGAACGCCGGACTCAGATTATGGCGTGGCAGAATCGAGCCAAAACCGAGTTGCAAGGTGGCAACGAAAGTGGTGCCCGTTTAGCTCTGGCCAGAAAAACCGAGGTCGAAGACCTGGTGGCGGGTCTGCAACAACAGCATCGAGCAGCCCAGAATACATTTGAGCAGTTACAAACGACTGAGCGAGCTCTGGAGTCAAAAAAAGCCGAGGCCGTTCGAAAATTAGCCAGTCTCCGTGCGGGATACGCGACTGACGATGCGGAAGACTTCCCGCAAGAGGCCGGGATTAGCCTGCAACAGGATCGAAATGAGCGAATCAATGCCGATCTGGATGCACTGCGGAAAGAGTTGCTGGCCGGATAA
- a CDS encoding lactate racemase domain-containing protein, whose product MSSQSPSNTSPTMSFGASSSWLCSLDASSIVATQTGPAPLADLSQAVANACRMPCDFPALGEALIPDDRVVIVLNHRVPRREVIVKELWQILAERGIAPAQLTIIDAPVLSKPSTDPRSLLPTDIASEVQWQIHQPADPHGSGYLGSSLSGERIYLSRALLDADFIIPVSTVEADPVHGLCGAIHAIFPALTNLESLQRLNKASHDELHAEDERPIRQLAEEVAGMLGLQFSIELVPAAGGTGVAQVLAGQPDSVHRLGRQAIREHWVLNVDRRSETVVAAVTGQTGQPCTWEDVSRAAQNARRLVINGGRVVLLTDLSAELTEGWELVRDCTQPRDAIRRVKTVQPVDEISIDQMLRTADFATVYLLGGPEGDILEELFLHPLASLKEVDRLLEGTTDCILLGGAQYVRGKARQAQTHVED is encoded by the coding sequence ATGAGTTCGCAATCCCCCTCGAATACCAGTCCCACAATGTCGTTTGGAGCCAGCTCTTCGTGGCTCTGTTCGCTCGATGCCAGTTCGATTGTGGCTACACAGACTGGCCCGGCTCCTTTGGCAGATCTCTCACAGGCGGTTGCCAATGCTTGCCGCATGCCTTGCGATTTTCCCGCTCTGGGTGAAGCACTGATCCCTGATGATCGCGTGGTGATTGTGCTCAATCACCGTGTTCCCCGTCGGGAAGTGATCGTCAAAGAATTGTGGCAGATTCTGGCTGAAAGAGGCATCGCACCGGCTCAACTGACCATTATCGACGCTCCTGTCTTATCGAAGCCATCGACGGATCCGAGGTCTCTACTCCCAACGGACATCGCCAGCGAAGTCCAATGGCAAATCCATCAACCAGCCGATCCGCATGGTTCTGGCTATCTGGGCAGCAGTCTCAGTGGCGAACGAATTTATCTTTCACGGGCCTTGCTGGATGCCGATTTTATTATTCCCGTCTCCACCGTCGAAGCGGATCCCGTCCATGGTCTCTGCGGTGCCATCCACGCCATCTTTCCGGCTCTGACAAACCTCGAAAGTCTCCAGAGGCTTAACAAAGCCAGTCATGATGAATTGCATGCCGAAGACGAACGCCCCATTCGGCAACTCGCTGAAGAAGTCGCTGGGATGCTGGGTCTGCAGTTCTCCATCGAACTGGTTCCCGCGGCTGGTGGAACTGGAGTTGCTCAGGTGCTGGCAGGCCAACCGGATTCTGTCCATCGGCTGGGACGCCAGGCGATTCGTGAGCATTGGGTGCTCAATGTCGATCGCAGGTCAGAGACCGTTGTGGCTGCGGTCACAGGACAGACAGGGCAACCCTGCACTTGGGAAGATGTCAGCCGGGCTGCTCAGAATGCCCGCCGATTGGTCATTAATGGCGGGCGCGTTGTGTTACTCACCGACCTCTCTGCCGAATTGACCGAAGGCTGGGAGCTGGTTCGGGATTGCACACAACCTCGTGATGCCATTCGTCGTGTGAAAACCGTACAGCCTGTCGATGAAATCTCGATTGATCAGATGCTGAGAACAGCCGATTTTGCCACCGTCTATCTGCTCGGCGGGCCTGAGGGTGATATCCTGGAAGAGCTGTTTCTGCATCCGTTGGCCAGCCTGAAGGAAGTCGACCGGCTGCTGGAAGGAACCACCGATTGTATTCTGCTGGGTGGTGCACAATATGTGCGTGGGAAAGCCCGGCAAGCGCAGACTCATGTCGAGGATTGA